Proteins encoded by one window of Tunturibacter psychrotolerans:
- a CDS encoding FAD binding domain-containing protein — MELFELVTASTIPDAVKAQARSSTAQNGANVRFIAGGTNLIDCMKLNVERPKELVDINGLPLDRIEKTADGGLKIGALARNADVAQDATVRAQYAVLSQALLSGASPQLRNMATTGGNLLQKTRCVYYRDIATGCNKREPGSGCSAIGGYNRMLAILGTSEHCIATNPSDQNVALMALDAVVHIEGVKGERTVPIEEFYLVPGSTPQLENILQPGDLVAHVTLPKMPAGAKSVYLKLRDRASYEFALASAAIVMKQNSGRIDFIRVAMGGVGTKPWRSVEAEKMLLGKPATASNFAAAAEGALHGAKPQSQNGFKVELAKRCLVHAMGQASQSA; from the coding sequence ATGGAACTCTTCGAACTGGTGACGGCAAGCACGATACCAGATGCAGTGAAGGCTCAGGCCAGGTCGTCCACGGCGCAAAATGGCGCAAATGTACGGTTCATTGCGGGCGGAACGAATCTGATTGACTGCATGAAACTGAATGTCGAACGTCCTAAGGAATTGGTGGACATCAATGGTCTGCCACTCGACCGCATCGAGAAGACCGCGGACGGCGGGCTGAAGATCGGAGCTCTCGCGCGGAATGCGGACGTGGCTCAGGACGCAACGGTGAGGGCGCAGTATGCGGTTCTGTCGCAAGCCCTGCTGTCTGGGGCGTCTCCGCAGCTGCGCAATATGGCGACCACAGGAGGCAACCTGCTCCAGAAGACGCGCTGCGTGTACTACAGGGATATAGCGACAGGGTGTAATAAGCGCGAACCCGGTTCTGGATGTTCCGCTATCGGCGGCTATAACCGGATGCTGGCGATCCTCGGTACGAGCGAGCACTGCATTGCGACAAACCCCTCCGACCAGAACGTAGCTCTGATGGCACTCGATGCCGTGGTGCATATAGAGGGCGTAAAGGGTGAACGAACCGTACCGATTGAGGAGTTCTACCTTGTGCCCGGATCCACTCCTCAGCTTGAGAACATTTTGCAGCCGGGGGATTTGGTAGCGCACGTCACACTACCCAAGATGCCCGCTGGCGCAAAGAGCGTCTACCTAAAGCTTCGCGACCGCGCCTCCTATGAATTTGCCTTGGCCTCTGCCGCGATCGTGATGAAGCAGAACAGTGGCAGAATTGATTTCATTCGCGTCGCGATGGGTGGAGTCGGGACGAAGCCCTGGCGCTCTGTAGAAGCAGAAAAGATGTTACTTGGAAAACCTGCAACCGCCTCTAACTTCGCCGCCGCCGCAGAGGGCGCCCTTCACGGCGCGAAGCCTCAAAGCCAGAATGGATTCAAAGTAGAGCTGGCAAAGCGCTGTTTGGTGCACGCGATGGGCCAGGCGAGCCAAAGCGCCTAA
- a CDS encoding xanthine dehydrogenase family protein molybdopterin-binding subunit — translation MDRITESKVIGVATPRIDGPLKVSGSAMYASDHHFPGLLYAWPVCATISSGTITRLDTGVAEKMPGVIAVYHRENIGKLYRVPPSTGFTMIIDEKRPPFEDDTIRYYGQYVAVVVAQTVEQARATAESVTVTYNKARHDTSAKLMGTPLTTDKPEEKSKRGDTTSALNAAKVKVDEVYTIPVETHNPIELHASVAVYDGQRYTLYETSQAVVNHRDVMAQMLGVPPEQVQVITRYLGSGFGGKLWPWPHGLLAAACARNLGRPIKLVVSRQMMFQSVGHRPAIDQRIQLAADADGKLTAVQQDYINHTSMLDDYDEGCGEVTPFMYSTSNLLVTGGLARRNVGNPTAMRGPGAVPGLFALESAMDELAIALKMDPVQLRLKNEPALDESLNIPFSSRHMKECLTVGAEKFGWSRRTPEVGSMKHDGLTLGWGVAACSWLAARIETEATVELLQDGSARVACGTQDIGGGTYTVMAQVVSHETGIPVSRIDVVLGDSSLPPGPISGGSWVTASMTPAVLAAAQNAGKTLLLAAIKSDGSPFQGKKQEDLELVDGTVRLKGQGSGAVPMAEILRIARVKSVSGTGKSDGTFGSSKPKFSFHSYGAQFAEVTWQPEIARLRVSRVVTVIDAGRILNPRPARNQIEGAVVMGVGMAMFEETVYDPRSGAPINNNLADYVVAVNADTPDIDVTFLDYPDYELNALGARGVGEIGLAGIAAAITNAVYHATGIRVRDLPVRIEDLLIPASRTTRVS, via the coding sequence ATGGATCGGATAACTGAGTCGAAGGTGATCGGTGTTGCGACGCCTAGGATAGATGGTCCACTTAAAGTAAGCGGCTCGGCGATGTACGCCTCAGACCACCACTTCCCCGGCCTGCTCTATGCGTGGCCGGTCTGCGCCACGATTTCGAGTGGGACAATTACGCGCCTGGACACAGGTGTAGCGGAGAAGATGCCCGGCGTTATCGCTGTATACCATCGGGAAAACATCGGAAAGCTTTACCGTGTACCCCCTTCAACCGGGTTCACTATGATCATCGATGAAAAGCGGCCCCCGTTTGAGGATGACACGATCCGTTATTACGGACAGTATGTTGCGGTCGTCGTGGCTCAAACCGTAGAACAGGCACGAGCCACCGCCGAAAGTGTCACGGTAACTTACAACAAGGCTAGACATGACACCAGCGCCAAACTCATGGGAACTCCACTTACGACGGATAAGCCTGAAGAGAAGAGCAAACGCGGAGACACGACTTCAGCGTTGAATGCGGCGAAGGTGAAGGTCGATGAGGTATACACGATTCCGGTTGAGACCCACAACCCGATCGAGTTGCATGCTTCCGTCGCAGTCTACGACGGGCAGAGATACACGCTGTATGAGACTTCGCAAGCGGTTGTGAACCATCGCGATGTGATGGCGCAGATGCTTGGTGTCCCTCCAGAACAGGTGCAGGTGATCACGCGGTACTTAGGGTCGGGATTTGGGGGCAAGTTGTGGCCGTGGCCACACGGGTTATTAGCAGCAGCATGCGCCCGCAACCTTGGGCGCCCGATCAAACTGGTGGTAAGCCGGCAGATGATGTTCCAAAGCGTCGGCCACAGGCCCGCAATCGACCAGCGAATCCAACTCGCAGCCGATGCCGACGGTAAATTAACCGCTGTACAACAGGATTACATCAACCACACTTCGATGCTCGATGACTACGACGAGGGTTGTGGCGAAGTCACTCCTTTCATGTACAGCACTTCCAACCTGCTTGTGACCGGAGGCCTCGCACGCCGTAACGTCGGCAACCCAACCGCAATGCGTGGTCCCGGCGCGGTACCAGGACTGTTCGCGTTGGAATCGGCAATGGATGAGTTGGCGATTGCGCTGAAGATGGACCCCGTCCAGTTGCGGTTGAAGAACGAGCCTGCGCTGGACGAGAGCTTGAACATCCCCTTCTCTTCACGGCACATGAAGGAGTGCCTCACTGTCGGGGCGGAGAAGTTCGGCTGGTCGCGGCGGACTCCCGAGGTCGGATCGATGAAGCACGATGGTCTTACGTTGGGCTGGGGTGTCGCAGCATGCTCGTGGCTGGCGGCACGAATTGAGACGGAGGCAACGGTCGAACTCCTACAAGATGGCTCTGCGCGCGTTGCCTGCGGTACTCAGGACATTGGCGGAGGAACCTATACCGTTATGGCTCAGGTAGTGAGTCACGAGACGGGAATTCCGGTCAGCAGGATCGATGTCGTACTCGGTGACTCCTCGCTTCCGCCGGGACCGATTTCGGGAGGCTCCTGGGTTACTGCCTCTATGACGCCGGCGGTCCTCGCCGCGGCGCAGAATGCTGGCAAGACCCTATTACTCGCGGCGATCAAATCAGATGGGTCGCCATTCCAGGGTAAGAAGCAGGAGGATCTCGAACTTGTCGACGGAACTGTTCGTCTGAAAGGGCAAGGATCGGGCGCGGTTCCGATGGCAGAGATACTGAGGATCGCAAGAGTCAAGTCAGTTTCAGGCACTGGCAAGTCTGACGGTACCTTTGGATCTTCAAAGCCGAAGTTCTCATTCCATTCCTATGGAGCGCAGTTTGCCGAAGTGACTTGGCAGCCTGAGATAGCACGCCTTCGTGTCAGCCGCGTCGTTACGGTCATCGATGCTGGTCGCATCCTGAATCCGCGGCCAGCACGCAACCAAATAGAAGGCGCGGTGGTGATGGGCGTCGGCATGGCTATGTTCGAAGAGACGGTGTACGACCCGCGCTCGGGTGCGCCAATCAACAACAACCTTGCCGACTACGTTGTGGCCGTAAACGCGGACACGCCGGACATCGATGTCACCTTTCTCGACTACCCGGACTACGAACTTAACGCGCTCGGAGCTCGAGGGGTTGGCGAGATAGGTCTTGCTGGAATTGCCGCGGCGATCACGAACGCGGTATACCACGCAACTGGCATTCGTGTACGTGATCTGCCGGTTCGTATCGAGGACTTACTGATTCCAGCAAGCCGAACCACGCGTGTCAGCTGA
- a CDS encoding VOC family protein, with the protein MANLKNEVKSNDATSVARIDMKFEVVVIPVSDVDRAKEFYVKLGWRLDADYATDNFRVIQFTPPGSQCSVIFGKNVTAAAPGSAQGLYLIVSDIAAARAKLLGLNVKVSEVFHNEGVYTGPDEPYLFGRMRVSGPDSEHRSYRSFASFQDPDGNGWLFQELTTRLPGRIDPGSTSFASANDLASALRRAGAAHGEHEKRTGGQRDENWPDWYAQYLVREQSGEELPQ; encoded by the coding sequence ATGGCAAATTTGAAGAACGAGGTTAAGAGTAACGACGCGACGAGCGTCGCTAGAATCGACATGAAGTTCGAGGTTGTCGTCATCCCAGTTTCGGATGTCGATCGTGCGAAGGAGTTCTACGTGAAGCTCGGGTGGCGGCTCGACGCCGACTATGCCACCGATAACTTCCGCGTAATTCAATTCACGCCGCCTGGCTCCCAGTGCTCCGTCATCTTCGGTAAGAACGTCACCGCTGCGGCACCCGGCTCCGCCCAAGGTCTATACCTGATCGTCTCAGATATCGCGGCCGCTCGCGCCAAGTTGCTCGGTCTTAATGTCAAGGTGAGTGAGGTGTTCCATAATGAAGGCGTGTACACCGGCCCGGACGAACCCTACCTATTCGGGCGAATGCGGGTCAGCGGTCCTGATTCCGAGCATCGCAGCTATCGCTCGTTCGCCTCGTTCCAAGATCCGGACGGCAACGGCTGGCTGTTCCAGGAGCTCACAACGCGACTGCCCGGTCGCATCGACCCTGGGTCGACGAGCTTCGCATCGGCCAACGATCTTGCGAGTGCGCTCCGGCGTGCTGGAGCGGCCCACGGCGAGCACGAGAAGCGCACCGGCGGGCAGCGGGACGAGAACTGGCCGGATTGGTACGCCCAGTACTTGGTGCGCGAGCAGTCCGGCGAAGAGCTGCCGCAATGA
- a CDS encoding lipocalin-like domain-containing protein: MICLIALACSIAMTGLGRAQPAKRRDTHLSDKEKLIGAWHLARIDSPGPDGKTVDMPQPVGMLIYTRDGHISVQLMYPKSAGTHSNEYILDGYEASFGSYDVDESTHTLTHHVQASNTRDLLVGKDLPRSYQFTQDGHLIIKSTQPDEHWSVTWEHY, encoded by the coding sequence ATGATTTGCCTGATTGCCCTTGCGTGTTCCATTGCAATGACTGGTCTGGGTCGGGCGCAGCCCGCGAAGCGCCGCGATACCCATCTCTCTGACAAGGAGAAGCTGATCGGCGCCTGGCATCTCGCGCGCATCGATTCACCTGGTCCCGACGGAAAGACCGTTGACATGCCGCAACCTGTTGGAATGTTGATCTATACGCGCGACGGTCACATCTCCGTTCAGCTTATGTATCCCAAGTCCGCTGGCACTCATTCCAACGAATATATCCTCGACGGATACGAGGCCTCCTTCGGGAGCTACGACGTGGATGAATCAACTCACACGTTGACTCATCATGTGCAGGCATCGAACACGCGAGACCTTCTCGTGGGCAAAGACCTACCCCGGTCTTATCAGTTCACACAGGACGGTCATTTAATCATCAAATCCACTCAACCTGATGAGCATTGGTCAGTCACATGGGAGCATTACTAG
- a CDS encoding ABC transporter permease, producing the protein MRWLEQFRMAVLMLFRRKSETARLNDELQFHLEQQIAENRSNGLGMDEARSAALRTFGNPTLLRDQARSTWSWNWLEICLRDIRYGARTLARSPGFAIIAILVMALGIGATTSLFTIARAVLLKPLPFREPNKLVMIYEHFRSATAGDGFNVVSPHDFRDWREQTHGFEDMAAWRNYGFNLTSEHDELPEVVRAAGGSWNLFSVLGVQPVLGRAFTPREDQPGANHVVLLSWSLFQRRFGGDASILGKPIRLDTNSYTVVGVLPRWFTYPEPRVQLWVPYAQTFTTDEYAAHDQHQSHVVARLRTGVSASIVTKEVSALQYQLYQANASKPVAEDAVFRPMIDDLVQDVKTPLIVLLCAVGCMLLIACLNVSNLLVARSAARRKEVAVRGALGGSRLTLIREQMTESMLICAVGGLLGLVISILATSWFANNWQGLPRAETIGVDGSVLVFSIGLVFLTALLAGLLPAISATGSSVLTALQESSRGIGGSASRAVLRKILLAVEVALTVTLLISAGLLFKSFLHLRTSDLGCVTDQVLTIKYGLPEKQYDTREKVAAFHESLLQQVRNLSGVRAAALVSTPPGGGYDGDDVFTIPERPSDKFNLQYDAIYRTADPEYFSALQIPLIRGRFFADQERLTRDHYVIISKQLASQFFSGENPLGKHLKVAWGSKPEDFEIIGVVGDTLYDVTQPSKAMMYFPILSGIPSQTSGATIVVRTSGDPLALSLPVQKQVAALDPALPVYEVFTMQQILGNSTASQSFSATLVLAFAGLSLLLAAIGLYGVLSYLVTQRMTEIGIRIALGAQKFEVLRLILLDGLRPVVIGSLIGLAGGAIAGAFMRSILYGTSPLDPLVFSTMIGGLLLTAVAACALPALRAVRIEPIQVLRTE; encoded by the coding sequence ATGCGCTGGTTGGAACAATTCCGCATGGCAGTATTGATGCTTTTCCGGCGTAAGAGCGAAACCGCGCGACTGAACGATGAGCTGCAGTTTCACCTTGAGCAGCAGATTGCCGAAAATAGATCCAACGGTCTGGGTATGGATGAGGCACGCTCCGCAGCGCTCCGCACATTTGGCAACCCAACTTTACTTCGCGATCAGGCGCGTTCTACCTGGAGTTGGAACTGGCTCGAGATTTGTTTACGCGACATTCGATACGGCGCACGAACGCTTGCTCGTTCTCCAGGTTTCGCGATCATAGCCATCCTCGTCATGGCACTCGGTATCGGCGCCACAACGTCGCTTTTTACAATCGCGCGCGCGGTGCTGCTGAAGCCGTTGCCCTTCCGTGAGCCCAACAAACTTGTAATGATTTATGAGCATTTCCGCTCAGCCACTGCCGGTGATGGCTTCAATGTTGTTTCGCCACATGATTTTCGTGACTGGCGTGAGCAGACCCATGGTTTTGAGGATATGGCTGCGTGGCGTAATTACGGCTTCAACCTTACGAGTGAGCACGATGAGTTGCCGGAGGTAGTGAGAGCCGCGGGCGGATCCTGGAATCTGTTTTCGGTCCTCGGCGTACAGCCAGTTCTTGGCCGGGCTTTTACACCCCGCGAAGATCAGCCGGGCGCCAATCACGTCGTATTGCTTTCGTGGAGTCTCTTTCAAAGGCGTTTTGGAGGAGACGCTTCCATTCTTGGCAAACCGATTCGCCTCGACACCAATTCGTATACCGTAGTCGGCGTGCTTCCCCGCTGGTTTACCTATCCAGAACCGCGCGTTCAGCTCTGGGTGCCGTATGCTCAGACATTCACCACAGACGAGTACGCTGCGCATGATCAACATCAGAGCCATGTAGTTGCCCGGCTGCGGACGGGTGTTAGCGCATCCATTGTTACGAAGGAAGTGAGCGCCCTGCAGTATCAGTTGTATCAGGCAAACGCATCGAAGCCGGTAGCTGAAGACGCCGTATTTCGGCCAATGATCGACGACCTGGTGCAGGACGTAAAGACACCGTTGATCGTTCTGCTTTGTGCGGTTGGATGCATGCTCTTGATCGCTTGCCTTAACGTCTCGAATCTCCTAGTTGCACGAAGCGCGGCACGGCGCAAAGAAGTTGCGGTACGCGGCGCGCTAGGCGGAAGCCGACTTACACTGATTCGCGAGCAGATGACCGAAAGCATGCTCATCTGCGCGGTTGGGGGATTGCTCGGACTGGTGATTTCGATTTTGGCAACAAGTTGGTTCGCTAACAACTGGCAGGGCTTGCCCCGCGCCGAAACGATTGGAGTGGACGGCAGCGTTCTTGTATTCTCGATCGGGCTGGTTTTTTTGACCGCACTGCTGGCCGGGTTACTGCCCGCGATCTCAGCGACCGGTAGTTCAGTTCTGACCGCTTTGCAGGAATCTTCCCGTGGCATCGGAGGAAGCGCATCGCGCGCTGTTCTTCGAAAGATTCTGCTTGCTGTAGAGGTCGCGCTTACGGTAACCCTGCTTATTTCTGCTGGCCTGCTCTTCAAGAGTTTTCTGCATCTGCGCACCTCTGATCTCGGCTGCGTGACGGATCAGGTGCTTACCATCAAGTATGGTCTGCCAGAAAAGCAGTATGACACACGTGAGAAAGTAGCCGCTTTCCACGAGTCTCTGCTGCAGCAGGTGCGGAATCTTTCCGGAGTCCGTGCCGCTGCCTTGGTCTCCACGCCGCCTGGAGGCGGCTACGATGGCGACGACGTCTTTACTATTCCTGAGCGTCCATCGGACAAATTCAACCTTCAATACGATGCTATTTATCGCACAGCGGATCCAGAGTACTTCTCGGCCCTGCAGATCCCGCTTATCAGGGGCCGCTTCTTCGCCGATCAAGAACGTCTTACGCGGGACCACTACGTCATCATCAGCAAACAACTTGCGAGTCAATTCTTTTCCGGTGAGAACCCGCTCGGCAAACATCTCAAAGTCGCGTGGGGGAGTAAACCTGAAGACTTCGAAATCATAGGAGTAGTCGGCGACACGCTTTACGATGTGACTCAGCCGAGTAAGGCAATGATGTACTTTCCGATCCTCTCGGGCATTCCCAGTCAGACCAGCGGGGCCACAATCGTAGTTCGTACTTCAGGCGATCCGCTCGCGTTGTCGCTCCCGGTGCAGAAGCAGGTTGCAGCGCTCGATCCGGCGCTTCCTGTCTATGAAGTCTTTACTATGCAGCAGATTCTCGGCAACAGCACCGCGAGCCAAAGCTTCAGCGCGACACTTGTACTTGCTTTCGCTGGGCTGTCTCTACTCCTTGCCGCTATCGGCCTCTATGGCGTGCTCTCGTATCTTGTTACCCAGCGAATGACAGAGATTGGCATTCGGATTGCACTCGGTGCTCAAAAATTCGAGGTGCTGCGCCTGATTTTGCTCGACGGACTGCGTCCCGTAGTAATCGGGTCGCTCATTGGTCTTGCGGGCGGTGCGATAGCAGGAGCGTTCATGCGGTCCATCCTGTACGGAACAAGCCCGCTCGATCCGTTAGTCTTCTCGACCATGATTGGCGGCCTCTTACTTACCGCTGTTGCCGCGTGCGCGCTGCCCGCTCTTCGAGCAGTGAGGATCGAACCGATACAGGTCCTGCGGACCGAATAG
- a CDS encoding PadR family transcriptional regulator, whose amino-acid sequence MGKPSDLVQGTLDLLILKTISLEPKHGWAIAKRIQQISNEVLQVQQGSLYPALHRLEQQGWIRAKWSETDTGRQAKFYGLTAAGRAQLEREKESWNRLSTAINLVVEAG is encoded by the coding sequence ATGGGCAAGCCAAGCGATCTCGTGCAGGGCACTCTCGACCTGCTTATTCTCAAAACTATCTCGCTCGAGCCGAAGCACGGTTGGGCCATTGCCAAGCGTATTCAACAGATCTCCAATGAGGTTCTGCAGGTACAGCAAGGGTCTCTCTACCCTGCACTTCATCGGCTAGAGCAGCAAGGGTGGATACGTGCCAAGTGGAGCGAGACAGACACTGGTCGTCAGGCCAAATTCTATGGGCTTACCGCGGCGGGACGCGCGCAGTTGGAACGAGAGAAGGAAAGTTGGAACCGACTCTCAACCGCCATTAATTTGGTCGTCGAAGCTGGCTAG
- a CDS encoding DUF4410 domain-containing protein: protein MKRIRLSSTRSLLFVSLVIAAQVLPAQSPVAPQRPPTLLFTKDMTVYVSDFDLDAQDVQVDQGSGVSHLRPGILERPSKKEQKDPQAQAKKLVDTMSQSIVSDLQKAGYKAQRLGNDDPKPTSGAWVHGVFTQVDEGNRRQRAIIGFGAGDVKMDLYVTLSNLASPQKPLYETAKENTSKNTPGAVITLNPYVAAAKFVMEKNAPEKTIKSTASEISKEVVSHLQRPEGTPAVP from the coding sequence ATGAAACGAATCCGACTGTCTTCTACACGCTCATTACTCTTCGTATCGCTCGTCATTGCCGCTCAGGTTTTGCCTGCCCAATCGCCTGTCGCGCCGCAAAGACCTCCGACCTTACTGTTCACGAAAGACATGACGGTATACGTCAGCGACTTTGATCTGGACGCACAGGATGTACAAGTCGACCAGGGGTCAGGTGTAAGTCATCTGCGTCCCGGTATTTTGGAGAGGCCGAGCAAGAAGGAGCAAAAAGATCCACAGGCCCAGGCTAAGAAGCTGGTCGATACGATGTCGCAAAGTATCGTCAGTGATCTGCAGAAAGCCGGTTACAAAGCCCAACGACTGGGCAACGACGATCCAAAACCGACTTCCGGCGCTTGGGTGCATGGTGTCTTTACTCAGGTTGATGAAGGGAATCGCCGCCAGCGCGCTATCATCGGTTTTGGGGCGGGCGACGTGAAGATGGACCTGTACGTGACTCTATCCAATTTGGCCAGCCCCCAAAAGCCGCTCTATGAAACTGCCAAAGAGAATACGAGTAAAAACACGCCTGGTGCCGTGATCACCCTGAATCCGTACGTGGCCGCAGCAAAGTTTGTCATGGAAAAAAACGCTCCGGAAAAGACAATCAAAAGTACCGCCTCTGAAATTTCAAAGGAGGTCGTGTCGCATCTGCAGCGGCCTGAAGGCACGCCGGCTGTTCCATAG